Sequence from the Verrucomicrobiota bacterium genome:
CGCGACAACCGAAACATTTTCGCAAGTGGGCGGTATGAGCGTTCTCAAGGACTGGTTGCAAAAACGCGCCAGTTCGTTCACTGACCAGGCACGCGCATTTGGTTTGCCCGCGCCCAAAGGAATCTTGCTGCTCGGCGTGCAAGGTTGCGGCAAAAGCCTGTGCGCAAAGGCCGTTTCCAGTTTATGGCAACAACCGTTGCTGCGCTTCGACATGGGCCGGATGTTCGGCAGTCTGGTGGGTTCGTCCGAAGAAAACGTCCGCAAAGCCATTTCCGTGGCGGAATCGGTAGCGCCTGCGATACTTTGGGTGGACGAAATCGACAAGGCATTCGCTGGTTCGCAAGGATCGGGCGCGACCGATGGCGGCACGACGGCGCGTGTCTTTGGCACGTTTCTGACCTGGCTCTCAGAGAAAACAGCGCCGGTTTTTGTGGTCGCCACGGCCAATGATATTTCCCAACTGCCGCCGGAGTTGATGCGCAAAGGCCGTCTGGACGAAATCTTTTTCGTTGATCTGCCGTCGGAATCTGAACGTGAAGAGATCTTCCGCATTCACATCACCAAGCGTGGTCGGGAACCGAAGAATTTTGATCTCAAGGCGCTCGTGGATGCGAGCAAGGATTTCAGCGGCGCGGAGGTCGAGGAGGCGATCATCAGCGCGCTTTACGACGCCTTTTACGCCCAACAAGAACTCGCCACGGATCACATTCTGGAGGCGTTGCGCCAGACCGTGCCGCTGGCCAAAACGATGGACGAGCAGATCAATCGATTGCGAACCTGGACCGAAGGACGAGCGCGTAATGCCAGTGTGGTGCGGGCGCTTGCTGGGGACAACGCGCGGCGCCGGATGGAGTTGTGATTTTTTGTTGAGTCGCGCGATTCAATACTGCAGCCAATA
This genomic interval carries:
- a CDS encoding AAA family ATPase, producing MNLQQEIETLIRARYPILYIISSEETRVQNMVVEIARQRQKKVFEWSYSVGIVPAGTSIQSQKHRNAATKDPLAALDQVIEQVEPAIFIFKDFHPFLTKNNFAIIRKLKEIALHLKNSFKTIILVSPALEIPTELEKEITVLNFPLPNRDDLAALLDKIVDEVKQFKQVKIDLDEAGRERLLQAALGLTLGEAENVFAKIIVKDERLSGEDVNEVFAEKQQIIRKSGLLEYYATTETFSQVGGMSVLKDWLQKRASSFTDQARAFGLPAPKGILLLGVQGCGKSLCAKAVSSLWQQPLLRFDMGRMFGSLVGSSEENVRKAISVAESVAPAILWVDEIDKAFAGSQGSGATDGGTTARVFGTFLTWLSEKTAPVFVVATANDISQLPPELMRKGRLDEIFFVDLPSESEREEIFRIHITKRGREPKNFDLKALVDASKDFSGAEVEEAIISALYDAFYAQQELATDHILEALRQTVPLAKTMDEQINRLRTWTEGRARNASVVRALAGDNARRRMEL